The window aaatattctcatccaaaaataattagaaataaacatcatttagaagataattaactaacatacgacttttgatatttctaaaaattttaaatttgtaactgctaatttattaatagaatcatatatctatattgaattatgttctatttttaatcgttagacttcaagagtaaataaataattaatttataatatatatatatattttataactttatattgtagttacaaataaagagaaaataattgGGGAGGGTGAAGAATcttatgtaaaattatgtaattaaaatggtaaaatggtgagtatgatgaggtgaatctaagaaaatttgttgtacaaattatggtgtttTCTTCATccactaaaataatttaaaataaaatatatattcacataaataagtcaatatttgctGTTTTTTtgggtaagatgttaagattatcattttctgaaagattacactgttgtttttaaacaacttattacaacaaggaaacaaaaaaaaacaacaacaaatcaaggtaaaaaagccttaaggaggtcttatacaagaaagataaaaagaagtagagaagaggagaaagaaaaacttgccgggtaagagaggagacggttacgcatcatacggtcgagagaggcaagaatgactgatgaaggtgaggagacagctgtgaacacacgagcattacgctttttccacagcaggtagatggttgactgaaagtagagcttgatgactggagtaacatgcgcatctgcgttgacgcgaggttgattgatccaggctgcaatAGAGTATAGATCAGCCGGaagagaaatccaaacttcagcagtaaaaggctcccatatcaagcgagagaaataGCACTCAAAGAaaagatgatggtgagtctctatttccagattacaaaggacgcacgttcctgagacatttaacccccaacgcctcaagcgatccttggttggcagtcttctccgcaaagccagccatgatgtaaacgcattacgtggaatatgttccttgaaccaaatagtcttatgccaatatttgttgttgatagtgtttatattattttctgacattagtatccatattttttaataaactgatccaaagagattagtttggggagttaaccaaacgaggattatagtatttactttggaaaagtaatataggttgaatgatagatggtgtgcgtgctttttcacatggaaatctgcacatatattaaaattgtaagatttgaatcatagagaaaatatagtgtatatgactgaaattggtccattctgaaactaaagatggctaaaattcttctttgtcaaaatgcatagatgtgaattttatataaatagagttttccattgcttatagcagtgtaataaactctgTGTATAAAGGAgaagaaatattatataagtgaaaaaaattatgattttttttcttgtgcctataggctcttcgcaatttaaagaagaaagaacatattgtgtgaaaatctttggctcggtcaaattttatccagttgtttataaaactgttgttatctgattcatgtaattttttagtgttgatttaaaagcccaaaaaaccatctatactgactttttaatattttttctgtgatttgaatttaaaaagagataaaactttcgataagttatgtaaactcagaacaagtatttagctttagaaagcatttacatgtttcaaacttataatatatacatatataatgcttaaaattatgtatataaaacctgtgtaaaatgtgcctgaatatgtttatcttctttaatgtgttaatcgtactatatataatattattttaaaatttcaaaaagtttatgtcatatacaaaaaaccatcaataaaaaatataattcttcatctacaacaataaaaatgaaaaactacaaacatataaatttaaattaagaaaaactaacattgaaaaaaacaaaaagtgaatgtaaaagaaaaaactgacaaataatattataaataaaataaatttataagacacaatccgcgcgaagcgcggaaaaaatctctagttatTATAAGTTTTGTTAAAGAAAGCACGTTGCTATTTACTTTATTTCTATTAGACACCGTCCTTCTAGAAGCCGACCCCCCCAATACTCGCACGTCATTAATTTTGCATACGAACTCCCGTATTCCGAAACAAAATGAACCACGACTACAAAAGTgctcataaaataaaatttaaatagtatAAAACATCGTGAGTCGTCAATAATAATGGCCACATTCTGATTGTGCATATATATTACATTGATACGCACCTGCTGGTGTCGATTAGCTTGTCATAATCCTCTGTTAAgacaaagagaaagaaaaaaaaaaagaatatgaacACAACCAAGAAGGTGTTGGATGTGTCACCGTTCTTGCTATTAGAATCATCTGCAGATTCTGATTCCTATCGCCAAGGCGGAGGCGCCGATCAGATCGAGGGTTCCCACGACGGCGAACCCAATGTTAACAATAACAATTACGCGGATCGAGATGATACTGATGAGTCTTGTACTGCCAATCCATACGAGACGTCTTGTGTGACGACCTGGACACCGATTTTCGATGCGGAGGATACGGTGAAAGAAGAAATAGTTCTCACAGCAGGggaggaagaagacgaggaCGGAGAAGGAGAGGTGAACAGCTACATCATAAGATATATGAGAAGTCAACGTGAAAATCTTACCGTTGATTCTAGTGCGGTGGTGAGTGAGATGGATAAAAGTCGAATGTTCTGGGAAGCTTGTCTCGCTTCCTGATCTGTCTCAGTGAGAGGGAAAACGAACAACGTCTTCTTGTCTAAGCTAACTAGGTCTAATACATgtctatctattttttttatttgtttgggaTTTTTGCTTGCAAAAGTGTCTAAGAATCACATCTACCCATCAATTATGTCCACAGATTTTCTTCATCAAATACCAAAAGTATCAACATCAATCTAATCGAGTTCTCttgttaattaataataataaatttatgttttcacATGTATCCAGCTACAAACCCTTCGACATCTAATTAAACACTaagaaacataaatttattattattaataacatGAGAACTCAATAATTTGATAGTTTCAAATTTAATACAGTCCCCCTCTGGTATATATGAATACATgtgaaaacataaatttattattattaacaaGAATACATACATACCAGAGGGGGACtgtattaaatttgaaaaaggAGAAACAAGTAggcagtttttatttttatttttgacgaAAGTAGTAGGCAGTATTTGTTTGTTGTACAAGTAGGCAGTATAATAGTGTACAAGTGGTTTCTTCATCAAGGATGCTTTACTAAATTACTCAATGCTAATTGCTTACCCAATAATTTGATAGTTTCAATTGGAAACcaattttcttgttttaaatAAACATCGATTCtctacataaaataaaacataaagatTCCATAGCTAGCAAAGCTAAAGAACAAgaacaaataaaagaaaagtttgGTGGTTTTACTATGTATATGTGAGCTTCATCTTTTTTTGACCGataattgatttgatttttcGAAAAAGTCGATAGTTGATTTGATAGTTGTATAGTGTATACTTTTAGATGCTTTTTAATTACTGGTGTATCGTATATTTATATTGGATTCACCAACAAGAATCTTTATAGTCTAGTGACCACTTTTCCACACATGGAAGTTAAGCTTATGATGATCTTTTGATGTTAGTCGAATCTACTAGTTATGAGCTGGGTTATTCTATTAATTCAGTTAATCGTCGAGTTGAAAGAATCCAGCCTTAGttatgaaaaaaagaagaagagtgaaATAAGGGAATATTAAAAGTGGAGGAAATTCATAAAGaaccatataataaaagtgTTTTGGAATATAATAGTTTTGTACTAAAGTGGACCAAATGCTTCTTTTTCGCGCATGACTGTGAATGAAACACAATACTCGCCACTGATTAGACTGTACTATACAATTTAATCTACTAAAACGAAAAATAAACTAGGAAACTAACTTTGATTTCTTATGAAATAATACGTAATTGTCCACTTAGGCACTTAGGAATGCATCGGGTGGAGACTAACAATTCCTCACTTTGATCCGGACCCTTTTTTCTCTGGCACCTAATTTGATGAATATGAAAGCTGATCTCCTGTATATGCTCTTTTCTGGCAATTAATTTGATGAATATGAAAGCTAAATCAAAATcagttgcaaaaaaaataaaaatatgaaagctAAAATCTCACATATATCTTTTATAGTGGTGAGTTCCTATTTTGTCCAAAAGTTCCATGTTTAATGAATACTAGagagtttgacaaaaaaaaaaaatgaatactaGAGATTGGTGCGGATATtggttattatattttatacattgatatttgtttttcataattagttttatatattttagatgagtcgtaatataactaattatatTCAAAAGATTTTGACGAATCggataatatggttatttttagTTCAAATATACAAACTCATTTTagatacatttgttatttagatatttttaggtttctaTACATCATAATCGAATTCATCCAAATCCAGAAGAAGTCAACTCAAAAACCACacaaagatttataatattcaagatgtgcctaatttcaaaaaaaaaatgatacccGAAAAAAATAATTCGTACCTAAATGGATAGTCAATGTTCATAATTAACTGATttcataaactaataaaaatgattctttctatgtgtttggctaaattaagtaaaaaaaaaatatttaataaaataattatatagagtaaaaaattaagtgacagtaaatgtaatatatttttattattttgatttaagttattatgtctttgaattatgtttttggctacgtaatttttcATCGActgaaactaaattaaaaaaaaaagtttagtaaACCCAACGTTTAACCATATCTAAAACccagttattttatatttttgattttataattggcaCAAAACGTTGAATAACTAAAAAATGTTTATTCAAAATAGTAACTAAAATTAACGTTCCTCTATATTCAAAACTAAACCTGCAACCCTCTTTTTCTTGTAAGAGTTATTTCAATCCTCAAAACAAACAACCAAACCATCGAATTGTATCATTATCAATCAATGAAAGTAGCGATAGCTGTACTAATGACACACATGCAACAACCTTCACAGAAGAGAGGACAAAGCTGATTACAGAAACATGAATAAGGGTCAAAATCATAGGATACAATGCAAGGAAGGCCATATCAAGATTCTAATCCACCACGCTAATTCTCGTAATTATTTGGATACTAAACTTGCGAAACAGAGCTCAAGAACGGCAAGAGCTCTGTCCACAGCCGTAGGAACCGGAGGTGGTTGTGTCGGTGTCGCCACTCTTGGCCTCCTCGATTCTTTTTGAGAAGTCTACAGCTAAATCGGTGTAAATCTCCATAACTCTCGAGATATTACCGTTGATTTCGTTAATCAAGCCAACGTTCCTGGAGACGTTCTCTGGGATTCGGGACAGATGATTGTCGTTGACGCGTCGGATCAAGTCACGATTCTCGTCTAGAACGAGTTGCGCACGCTTGAAGCCACTACTCAGCGTATTCCACACCTCCACGTCGTTGAACTCCTCATTCTCCGCCGCCGTAACATGGACGTCGTCTTTGTTCATCTCCGTCAGAGCTCGTTTGCTGCTCTTCCGGTTGTTTCCGACGATCGATCGACGTCTTGGTGCTTCCATtagttttgaaaatcaaagcCTCAACGGCTGATCAATCTAGAGATACTTCAGAGTTCATTCCACCGTTGACGCGACGAACCATTGTTTGTAATTTCTTATTACATTATTTGCCGCTCCTTCTGGAAGAGCCTACTCGAATTGTAGTTTGTTCGAGTCATGAAGATGACCGTGACATTGTTCTGTGAAGGACCAATGCGTGTTTAAAAGAGGGGCCCGTTGGACGAATCTGATTGGATGGTGTCGTACAAAAGTAACGGTAGTTCACAGAATCGTCAACTACATTTCCGGATAATATTAAATATCGAGCAGAGgactattaaattaaaaataaacaaaaagtgaAAACCTCGGACCAAAAATATCTGACCTTTTCCATATCTTccgttaaaattaaaaaaacgcATTTAAGTTTACAAATGATACTTTTTCTTTTAGTAATCACGAACAAGAAATGAACAAATTTGAATAAATTGCAATTGAACTGTATACTAGAAAGATCAACCTAACTACATGTAACAAAGAGCCAAAAAGATCAAAGATAAAGAAAGAGAGTAGTCATCATCCTTTGTTCTTTATCTTCTCTGGAAATTGAGGAACTTGACTGAAAGTGCGAATCCAGAGAAGAAGAGAGCGCAAAATCCGACAAGAACAGCAACAGATACACCAATCATGCCAGGCTTAAACCCGAAGTCCTGTTCAATAAACTGCTTGACTGTCCCATGGAACATCGGGTCGTCAATGATGCTCTCCACGTCACCAAGCTGTGAGAGTATCACTCCTTGAAGTGTCCACGCCACTGGACATATGTAATAGAACCATATCCACCACACTGGAATcaactgaacaaaaaaaaaaaaggtatttaAGAGATTGTTCTAAAAGGGCAATAGAGTCTAACTAAATATTCACTTGATAGACTGGAGTACTTACAGGTTTTTGGACGAGGAAACCAGAGAGGAGATTCCAGAGAGAGTAAAACGCAGAGGAGATCACAGCGGCTAAGTGCTGGTTCGGGGTGAGACCAACGGCCATCATGCCGTAGAAGGTGAAGTAAGTGAAAGTGAGGAACATGAACACCAAGTAGAGTATAAACTTACTGAATGTTCTTTCAAAACCAATGGTGAAGTAAGTGATGACACCATAGAGAATGGTTTGTGTGAAAATGTAAGGTATCTCCACAAGGCCTTGAGCTGCTGCATACGGAATTGGAGAATACATTCCTGCGGATTTCTCTCTGTAGAAAACTGTTCTTTCTATTGAAACGATTGGTTGTACCGACGAAGCGTTACTAACTCCAAGAAACAGACAAGCCGAGTAGAGAGCTCCCATAACGGTGACCAGATCTTGTGTGGAAGTCCTCTTGGAACCAACGTCCCAGAACACAGTGCCGAGTATAATCGCAGCGACCGTTGTGAAGAGCAATCTCACGAGGTTGTACGCTGGACTTCTCCAGTAGACAAGGTTCTGTTTCCAGAGGCAGAGTCGAAACTGAGATAATTGGCTTTGTGAGTATCTTGAAGCGAACGTTATTGCCTTTGAGCCTTGTGGTGGAACACTGAGTTGTTTGATGTTCGCCTCCACTTCTCTGCGTGGTTTACACGGTATGGTATCAGATAAAGTTTTAAAAGCTAAAGATGAGTTGTGAAGTTACCTAAACTGTTGAGATTTCTTGTATAAATCTGCAAAGTCCATGTTGATTTTTTCCTCCAAAGCGGGTGTGGTTACTTCAAGCATCCAAGTTGCTGGATTGTAACCACTTGAGATTGCAGGGACTCCGTCAACCCCCTGTAGATGGtttatttagggtttagggtttgccATAATAGTTATCTTGGGCAACAAGCATCTTAGTATCAATATCACAACAGAAGAGAAGGCTAAGAACAAGTACCTGAAAGTAGTCTACCATAACCTTTGAGTGTTGACCTAGTTTCCCACCATATATAACCTGTCCTCCACGTTTCATTAGAAGTAGCTGT of the Brassica rapa cultivar Chiifu-401-42 chromosome A03, CAAS_Brap_v3.01, whole genome shotgun sequence genome contains:
- the LOC103858263 gene encoding protein ELF4-LIKE 1, with protein sequence MEAPRRRSIVGNNRKSSKRALTEMNKDDVHVTAAENEEFNDVEVWNTLSSGFKRAQLVLDENRDLIRRVNDNHLSRIPENVSRNVGLINEINGNISRVMEIYTDLAVDFSKRIEEAKSGDTDTTTSGSYGCGQSSCRS
- the LOC103858262 gene encoding uncharacterized protein LOC103858262, yielding MNTTKKVLDVSPFLLLESSADSDSYRQGGGADQIEGSHDGEPNVNNNNYADRDDTDESCTANPYETSCVTTWTPIFDAEDTVKEEIVLTAGEEEDEDGEGEVNSYIIRYMRSQRENLTVDSSAVVSEMDKSRMFWEACLAS